A genomic stretch from Bos javanicus breed banteng chromosome 3, ARS-OSU_banteng_1.0, whole genome shotgun sequence includes:
- the LOC133237168 gene encoding immortalization up-regulated protein-like, translating into MEFDLSAAVESTSKKPQGAGKVGDPKHSSPKVQGGSADNLKHHHGHGHSQGSTSDSSSSSSDSENEVKPSSEPHKSASGKVKKPKV; encoded by the coding sequence ATGGAGTTCGACCTGTCGGCAGCTGTGGAGTCTACCTCCAAGAAGCCCCAAGGGGCAGGCAAGGTGGGAGACCCCAAGCACAGCTCCCCCAAAGTTCAGGGCGGGTCAGCTGACAACCTAAAGCACCACCACGGCCATGGCCACAGCCAAGGGAGCACTTCAGATTCCAGCAGCAGCTCCAGTGATTCGGAAAATGAGGTGAAGCCCAGCTCGGAACCGCACAAGAGCGCCTCAGGCAAGGTCAAGAAGCCCAAGGtgtaa